One genomic window of Streptomyces sp. NBC_01276 includes the following:
- a CDS encoding homoserine dehydrogenase, with protein MMRTRPLKVALLGCGVVGSEVARIMTTHADDLTARIGAPVELAGVAVRRPSKVREGIDPALVTTDATALLKRGDIDVAIEVIGGIEPARTLITTAFENGISVVSANKALLAQDGAALHGAAETHGLDLYYEAAVAGAIPLVRPMRESLAGDKINRVMGIVNGTTNFILDKMDSTGAGYQEALDEATALGYAEADPTADVEGYDAAAKAAILAGIAFHTRVRLDDVYREGMTEVSAADFASAKRMGCTIKLLAILERAADGESVTARVHPAMIPLSHPLASVREAYNAVFVEAEAAGRLMFYGPGAGGAPTASAVLGDLVAVCRNKLAQATGPGESAYTQLPVSPMGDVVTRYHISLDVADKPGVLAQVATTFAEHGVSIDTVRQQGKDGEASLVVVTHRAPDAALSGTVEALRKLDTVRGVASIMRVEGE; from the coding sequence ATGATGCGTACGCGTCCGCTGAAGGTGGCGCTGCTGGGCTGTGGAGTGGTCGGCTCAGAGGTGGCGCGCATCATGACGACGCACGCCGACGATCTGACAGCCAGGATCGGCGCGCCCGTCGAACTCGCCGGCGTGGCTGTGCGCCGTCCCTCCAAGGTGCGCGAGGGCATCGACCCGGCGCTCGTCACCACCGACGCCACCGCCCTCCTCAAACGCGGTGACATCGACGTGGCCATCGAGGTCATCGGCGGCATCGAGCCCGCCCGCACGCTGATCACCACCGCCTTCGAGAACGGCATCTCCGTCGTCTCCGCGAACAAGGCGCTGCTCGCCCAGGACGGCGCTGCGCTGCACGGCGCGGCCGAGACGCACGGGCTCGACCTCTACTACGAGGCCGCCGTCGCCGGCGCCATCCCGCTGGTGCGCCCGATGCGCGAGTCCCTCGCGGGCGACAAGATCAACCGCGTGATGGGCATCGTCAACGGCACGACGAACTTCATCCTCGACAAGATGGACTCGACCGGCGCCGGCTACCAGGAGGCCCTCGACGAGGCCACCGCCCTCGGCTACGCCGAAGCCGACCCGACCGCCGACGTCGAGGGCTACGACGCGGCCGCCAAGGCCGCGATCCTGGCCGGCATCGCCTTCCACACCCGGGTCCGCCTGGACGACGTGTACCGCGAGGGCATGACTGAGGTCAGCGCCGCGGACTTCGCCTCCGCCAAGCGCATGGGCTGCACCATCAAGCTCCTCGCGATCCTGGAGCGCGCCGCGGACGGCGAGTCCGTCACCGCCCGCGTGCACCCGGCGATGATCCCGCTCAGCCACCCGCTCGCCTCCGTCCGCGAGGCGTACAACGCGGTCTTCGTCGAGGCGGAGGCCGCCGGGCGCCTCATGTTCTACGGGCCCGGCGCGGGTGGCGCTCCGACCGCGTCCGCGGTCCTCGGCGACCTCGTCGCGGTCTGCCGCAACAAGCTCGCCCAGGCAACGGGGCCCGGCGAGTCGGCGTACACCCAACTGCCGGTCAGCCCCATGGGGGATGTCGTCACCCGCTACCACATCAGCCTCGATGTGGCGGACAAGCCGGGCGTCCTCGCCCAGGTGGCGACCACCTTCGCGGAGCACGGTGTCTCCATCGACACGGTGCGGCAGCAGGGCAAGGACGGCGAGGCCTCCCTCGTCGTCGTCACTCACCGCGCACCCGACGCCGCCCTTTCGGGGACCGTCGAGGCGCTGCGGAAGCTGGACACCGTGCGCGGTGTCGCCAGCATCATGCGTGTTGAAGGGGAGTAA
- the lysA gene encoding diaminopimelate decarboxylase, with amino-acid sequence MSRSAHPAGPRHADVLPEGHYAPPPADLNVLDEKVWARTVTRDDDGVVRVGGIEVTRLAEEFGTPAYFLDEEDFRARCRAWAHAFGKDADVFYAGKAFLSKAVVKWLKEEGLNLDVCSGGELATALAAGMPAERIAFHGNNKSEGEIRRAVTAGVGRIVLDSFQEIARVAHIARELGVRQPVQIRVTVGVEAHTHEFIATAHEDQKFGIAVADGSAAEAVRRALGHESLDLLGVHSHIGSQIFDMAGFEVSAKRVIQLLAAVRDEHGVELPEIDLGGGLGIAYTSADDPREPHEIAKALTEIVARECESAGLKAPRISVEPGRAIVGPTAFTLYEVGTIKPLEGLRTYVSVDGGMSDNIRTALYDAEYGVTLVSRVSDAEPMLVRVVGKHCESGDIVVKDAFLPADLAPGDLLAVPATGAYCRSMASNYNHALRPPVVAVRDGGARVIVRRETEEDLLRLDLG; translated from the coding sequence ATGAGCCGTTCCGCGCACCCCGCCGGGCCCCGCCACGCCGACGTCCTGCCCGAAGGCCACTACGCCCCGCCGCCGGCCGACCTGAACGTGCTGGACGAGAAGGTCTGGGCGCGCACCGTCACCCGCGACGACGACGGGGTGGTCCGCGTCGGCGGGATCGAAGTGACCCGGCTCGCCGAGGAGTTCGGGACCCCCGCCTACTTCCTCGACGAAGAGGACTTCCGCGCCCGCTGCCGCGCCTGGGCGCACGCCTTCGGCAAGGACGCGGACGTCTTCTACGCCGGCAAGGCGTTCCTCTCCAAGGCCGTCGTGAAGTGGCTGAAGGAAGAGGGGCTGAACCTGGACGTGTGTTCCGGCGGTGAACTGGCGACCGCCCTCGCCGCCGGGATGCCCGCCGAGCGGATCGCCTTCCACGGCAACAACAAGTCGGAGGGCGAGATCCGGCGGGCCGTCACCGCCGGCGTCGGCCGTATCGTCCTCGACTCCTTCCAGGAGATCGCCCGCGTCGCGCACATCGCCCGTGAGCTCGGCGTGCGCCAGCCCGTGCAGATCCGCGTGACCGTGGGCGTGGAAGCGCACACGCACGAGTTCATCGCGACCGCGCACGAGGACCAGAAGTTCGGCATCGCCGTCGCCGACGGCTCCGCCGCCGAGGCCGTGCGGCGGGCGCTCGGGCACGAGAGCCTCGACCTGCTCGGGGTCCACTCCCACATCGGCTCCCAGATCTTCGACATGGCCGGTTTCGAGGTGTCCGCCAAGCGGGTCATCCAGCTGCTGGCCGCCGTACGCGACGAGCACGGCGTCGAGCTGCCCGAGATCGACCTCGGCGGCGGCCTCGGCATCGCCTACACCTCCGCCGACGACCCGCGCGAGCCGCACGAGATCGCCAAGGCCCTCACCGAGATCGTGGCGCGGGAGTGCGAGAGCGCCGGGCTCAAGGCGCCCCGCATCTCCGTCGAGCCCGGCCGCGCGATCGTCGGCCCGACGGCGTTCACCCTGTACGAGGTGGGCACGATCAAGCCCCTCGAAGGCCTGCGCACCTACGTCTCCGTCGACGGCGGCATGTCCGACAACATCCGCACCGCCCTCTACGACGCCGAATACGGGGTCACCCTCGTCTCCCGCGTATCGGACGCCGAGCCCATGCTGGTCCGCGTCGTCGGCAAGCACTGCGAGAGCGGCGACATCGTGGTGAAGGACGCGTTCCTGCCGGCCGACCTCGCGCCCGGGGACCTCCTCGCCGTGCCCGCCACCGGGGCGTACTGCCGCTCCATGGCCAGCAACTACAACCACGCCCTGCGCCCGCCCGTCGTCGCCGTGCGCGACGGCGGGGCGCGGGTGATCGTCCGGCGCGAGACGGAGGAAGATCTCCTGCGTCTCGACCTCGGATGA
- the nrtL gene encoding ArgS-related anticodon-binding protein NrtL, whose translation MIPADLSRAVVHAVRRAVESGELGAACVPERVVVERTRPGGVGEYATPVAFHVAKGAARVPRDVADVLARLLAEEPGIARVDVTGAGFLNFTLAARSEAALVREVLSAGIRYGYADGGGEADPFRWAPHVGPRERAVREAVGRIMRSQGQEQDFGTIPLAPVARRDGDVIAAYGQDAARWAMLRVPARETPAFAPGLLVQDESNELFRVRYAHARARALSRNAALLGFHAGAGEDAEGRELVRVIAEYPLVLEAAAHHRAPERLVRHLVTVADVLLDHQHHVLPRGDEKPSAAHRARLALAEAAGTVLAGGLALLGVDAPDFL comes from the coding sequence GTGATCCCCGCCGACCTCTCTCGTGCCGTCGTACACGCCGTACGCCGTGCCGTCGAGAGCGGTGAGCTGGGCGCCGCGTGCGTGCCCGAGCGGGTCGTCGTCGAGCGGACGCGGCCCGGCGGGGTGGGGGAGTACGCCACACCCGTCGCCTTCCACGTGGCCAAGGGGGCCGCCCGCGTCCCCCGCGACGTGGCGGACGTGCTGGCCCGGCTGCTCGCCGAGGAGCCCGGGATCGCGCGCGTCGACGTCACCGGAGCCGGGTTCCTGAACTTCACCCTCGCCGCCCGCTCCGAGGCCGCCCTCGTACGGGAGGTCCTGAGCGCCGGGATCCGGTACGGGTACGCGGACGGTGGCGGCGAGGCCGACCCCTTCCGCTGGGCTCCCCACGTCGGGCCGCGCGAGCGGGCCGTGCGCGAGGCCGTCGGGCGGATCATGAGGTCCCAGGGGCAGGAGCAGGACTTCGGGACCATCCCCCTGGCCCCCGTCGCGAGGCGTGACGGCGACGTGATCGCCGCCTACGGGCAGGACGCCGCCCGCTGGGCCATGCTCCGCGTCCCGGCCCGGGAGACCCCCGCCTTCGCGCCCGGCCTCCTCGTCCAGGACGAGTCCAACGAGCTCTTCCGGGTGCGGTACGCCCACGCCCGCGCCCGTGCCCTGAGCCGCAACGCCGCCCTGCTCGGGTTCCACGCCGGGGCGGGTGAGGACGCGGAGGGCCGTGAGCTGGTGCGGGTGATCGCCGAGTACCCGCTCGTCCTCGAAGCCGCCGCGCACCACCGGGCCCCCGAGCGGCTCGTCCGGCACCTCGTCACCGTCGCCGATGTGCTCCTCGACCACCAGCACCACGTCCTGCCCCGAGGGGACGAGAAACCCTCGGCCGCCCACCGCGCCCGGCTGGCCCTCGCCGAAGCCGCCGGCACGGTGCTGGCCGGCGGCCTGGCCCTGCTCGGCGTAGACGCCCCCGACTTCCTGTGA